In Primulina huaijiensis isolate GDHJ02 chromosome 6, ASM1229523v2, whole genome shotgun sequence, a single window of DNA contains:
- the LOC140978034 gene encoding protein SWOLLEN 1-like isoform X2 produces MDYDDNDCGGQNLHIAGEENSKILSVLQPFSLPKFDFDDNLHGHLRFDSLVENEVFLGIPSQEDNHWIEDFSRGSSGIEFSSNATESCALPRHDNVWSEATSSESVEMLLKAVGQDEVAPVETMVEGSDPQLGCSTKQVEVNLKNDQMDYVLEGEGCSLKVTSENLHTDLKSYMDNQGDSIGLPNESPSKHEQENLPGPGMGGDNNESSFQMITESIVETGDVDKLCNPNFVNTISVSNDISVGVEVQKEEHSMSYELVGGNDSEDVSLDMPCDLEIPAKLESADHAVDVCVTTIGGTTGISGKGESMSTFEGFDDASFVAAGDSDCGPAVFSPGTKIKQPPEGCDMLNEKPSSPLQEKEFVAGIGIEESERDCLGDPADLSFNGVGCMEKTAIEDLTNVREVAATEEENLEHGDHLPPAMLPGSIETCRENDLSVQSDVHECKLDASKCEDDKKLPLDLMILVCNDNEKEVRSTFSGEVAEVNLKAASSQSNNSNGDNLGMFACELADCDERGTPSYDIQNRDQNKAIKFEANKEPVISGMEVIFGGADEFAPAVGSEKSTLSDSAPVEEAKSVDQSAILFEASSDASCDKTSKDLNENMEHSAPGSTVQDDVAEAAPSEKPKVAEGKNNVENSPMVSATINAVDTDESNQLSLPDISCTELSQGKVSKRVSLKKSDSKNVGNVLSSSVDAKVQTLSKEEGIYASDVRRLESQTMSTGDSSTGLQSVPSIQASKLPVTGSVSLPTSGGTDPAILKGISHETCLMSDGLPPSGGFKGSTERKPRRGSGKSLKESAKKGNQVKEKSPLRQNERGGNSCGPLSPLLAGQLLTLKSVVKPRTTVSITESSLPDLNSSAPLSSFFQQPFTDLQQVQLRAQIFVYGSLIQGVAPDEACMVSAFGVSDGGRSIWESSWRAVVEKLNSQKSQGFNFETPTRSSSGVKTPDQVNRKTFAGSEVLPSPAGRASNKFISSQAINPLIPLSSPLWNVSVSSCEAVPSSSTARCAGFDYPAVSPLHPYHNPPIRNLVSHTTSRQAQASVQVPWATSSQSSPFDISSNYTVFPILEPVKSAAAVKGSSSVFSGISHVTPIPAIHTGSTALFPEASSLDLKKVALSTTQTSANTKSRKRKKSSGVVDVLPASVTATPTDSFSIPVIDNRLSIKASALEDFSRIPISDSMPMPVASCLYSTSMAFTTPSSSVPKGKSIQFISAAWPSISSDHHKSGDSSMDKRAPVLEEFSKVEEAKLHAEEAAIHAATAMGHCQGLWSQLEQQKNSGLKTEAEAKLASVAVAVAAAASVAKAAAAAAKVASNAAMQAKQIADESVTKYGTLSAPECDTLNSVNNLANAIPVSILKGGDYNNISSFVISAAQEAAKKRVEAASAATRHAENLDAIVKAAEMAAEAVSHAGKVVAMGDPFTLSQLVEAGPDGYWKLPQVASMPGSKSNDASNDKSDNCNVPEMHSNDTQVTSHITLPAQMELSRNIVDAGVTVDEGFVSSIKHGEKNSKAHKDERVIESDKTSGIAAEPFVKSRLKSLTPITYDSTAIIKEGSIVEVLKDRGDLKKAWFSANILSLKDHDALVCFTELQSEQGSEQLQEWVSLEAKDGNPPMARIPHPMTAVQFEGTRKRRRAAVKDYTWSVGDKVDAWVQDCWREGIISEKNKKGTTTWSVHFPAQGETLDVKVWHLRPTVIWVDGQWIEWCRSGLDRTSQGDTPIEKRPKLGRNDMETKRKGELSKAINFAEVDKAEHKLPLSAEETAFNVGSTRVGKKPDMGRTMRYGLQKEGSRVLIGVPKPGKKRKFIEVSKHYVSDWSTKTVPDDSVKLAKFLTSQGPGSRGSKNNSKIDLKEKLVAEPQSKAPKSGKPPTVPSRILPRKDGLNSSLSNASDAALSNEDNEPVDQSLTEFESFSNVPESTMIFSSRSRSENRKKTSALKTMSERLKEGKLAPSSGKSEKNEADENFVSGVSEPRRSIRRIQPTSRLLEGLQSSLTISKLPTSSHDKSHRSHTKNTSKGYSGRN; encoded by the exons ATGGACTATGATGACAATGACTGTGGAGGCCAGAATCTTCACATAGCTGGTGAAGAGAATTCTAAAATTTTATCAGTTTTACAACCATTTTCTCTTCCCAAGTTCGATTTTGATGACAATCTTCACGGGCATTTAAGATTCGATAGTTTAGTTGAGAACGAAGTTTTTCTTGGTATTCCAAGTCAGGAAGACAATCATTGGATAGAGGATTTTTCTCGGGGAAGCAGTGGAATAGAGTTCAGTTCCAACGCAACAGAATCTTGTGCTTTGCCAAGGCATGACAATGTGTGGTCTGAGGCAACATCATCAGAATCCGTTGAAATGTTATTGAAGGCAGTCGGACAGGACGAGGTGGCCCCAGTTGAAACTATGGTTGAGGGTTCAGACCCTCAGCTTGGTTGCTCAACGAAACAAGTGGAGGTTAACTTGAAGAATGACCAGATGGATTACGTGCTTGAAGGTGAAGGATGTAGTTTAAAAGTGACCAGTGAAAATTTGCATACAGACCTGAAGAGCTACATGGACAATCAAGGTGATTCAATTGGCTTGCCAAATGAATCTCCTAGCAAACATGAGCAGGAAAATTTACCTGGTCCGGGCATGGGAGGTGATAATAATGAGAGCTCTTTTCAGATGATCACCGAGAGCATTGTGGAGACAGGTGATGTGGATAAGCTCTGTAATCCCAATTTTGTTAATACGATTAGTGTATCAAATGATATTTCTGTGGGAGTGGAGGTACAAAAGGAAGAGCACAGTATGAGTTATGAATTAGTGGGTGGGAATGATTCTGAAGATGTTAGTTTGGATATGCCTTGTGATCTTGAAATTCCTGCAAAGTTGGAATCTGCAGATCATGCAGTTGATGTTTGTGTTACCACCATAGGTGGAACTACCGGTATTTCTGGGAAGGGAGAGTCCATGTCTACATTTGAGGGTTTCGATGATGCTTCTTTTGTTGCTGCAGGTGACAGTGATTGTGGGCCTGCAGTCTTCTCTCCAGGTACCAAGATTAAGCAGCCGCCTGAAGGTTGTGATATGTTAAATGAGAAGCCATCTTCTCCCCTTCAAGAAAAAGAGTTTGTTGCAGGAATTGGAATAGAAGAAAGTGAGAGAGATTGTCTTGGTGATCCTGCAGATTTGTCATTTAATGGTGTGGGCTGCATGGAGAAAACAGCGATTGAGGATCTCACAAATGTGAGAGAGGTTGCTGCTACAGAGGAAGAAAATTTAGAGCATGGGGATCATCTCCCTCCTGCCATGCTACCTGGGAGCATAGAGACATGCAGAGAAAATGATCTTTCTGTGCAGTCAGATGTTCATGAATGTAAACTTGATGCTTCTAAATGTGAGGACGACAAGAAGTTGCCTCttgatttgatgattttggtcTGTAATGATAATGAGAAAGAGGTGAGGTCCACCTTTTCAGGTGAGGTAGCTGAAGTAAATCTGAAGGCAGCTTCATCCCAATCCAATAATTCTAATGGGGATAATCTAGGTATGTTTGCAT GTGAGTTAGCTGACTGTGATGAGCGTGGCACACCTTCATATGATATACAGAACAGGGATCAGAATAAAGCAATTAAATTTGAAGCAAATAAAGAACCAGTTATATCAGGGATGGAGGTGATTTTTGGAGGGGCTGATGAGTTTGCCCCTGCTGTTGGATCTGAAAAGAGCACATTGTCTGATTCTGCTCCAGTCGAAGAAGCTAAGTCAGTCGATCAGTCTGCTATCCTGTTTGAAGCTTCCAGTGATGCCTCTTGTGACAAAACTAGTAAGGACTTGAATGAAAATATGGAACATTCTGCCCCTGGCTCGACTGTGCAAGATGATGTAGCTGAAGCTGCACCTTCTGAAAAGCCAAAAGTAGCAGAAGGAAAAAACAATGTAGAAAATTCTCCAATGGTTTCAG CTACCATCAATGCTGTTGATACTGATGAATCGAACCAGCTTTCTTTGCCCGACATTAGTTGTACTGAGCTTTCGCAAGGTAAAGTAAGCAAGCGTGTGAGTCTTAAAAAGAGTGACTCTAAAAATGTAGGCAATGTTTTATCATCATCTGTGGATGCAAAAGTGCAAACTCTATCCAAAGAAGAGGGGATATATGCTTCAGATGTCAGACGTTTAGAAAGTCAGACTATGTCTACAGGAGATTCCAGCACTGGTTTGCAATCAGTTCCCAGTATTCAAGCAAGCAAATTACCCGTG ACTGGGAGTGTATCCTTACCGACATCTGGTGGTACAGATCCTGCGATATTGAAAGGAATTTCTCATGAAACTTGTTTAATGTCTGATGGGTTGCCACCATCTGGAGGGTTTAAAGGTTCCACTGAGCGGAAACCAAGACGTGGAAGCGGTAAATCTCTGAAGGAAAGTGCAAAAAAGGGTAATCAGGTGAAGGAAAAATCACCTTTGAGGCAAAATGAAAGGGGGGgtaactcttgtggtccgttgAGTCCGCTGTTGGCTGGCCAACTCTTGACACTCAAAAGCGTTGTCAAGCCAAGGACCACTGTTTCTATTACTGAATCCAGTTTGCCGGATCTAAATAGTTCTGCTCCACTATCATCTTTCTTTCAACAGCCTTTTACAGATTTACAGCAAGTTCAACTGCGAGCACAGATCTTTGTTTATGGATCTCTTAT ACAAGGAGTAGCACCAGATGAAGCTTGTATGGTTTCAGCCTTTGGTGTGTCTG ATGGCGGCAGAAGCATTTGGGAGTCTTCCTGGCGAGCTGTTGTAGAAAAGCTTAATAGTCAGAAATCCCAGGGATTTAATTTTGAAACACCTACACGATCAAGCTCAG GCGTTAAAACTCCAGATCAAGTGAATAGAAAGACTTTTGCTGGTAGTGAAGTTCTTCCATCGCCTGCTGGTAGAGCAAGCAACAAATTCATCTCTTCTCAGGCTATTAATCCATTGATCCCTCTCTCTTCACCCCTGTGGAATGTATCTGTCTCATCCTGTGAGGCTGTGCCATCCAGCAGCACAGCCAGATGTGCGGGTTTTGATTATCCGGCTGTTTCTCCATTGCATCCTTATCATAACCCACCAATACGGAATTTGGTGTCACATACAACCTCTCGGCAAGCACAAGCTTCCGTTCAAGTACCCTGGGCTACTTCTTCACAAAGTTCTCCGTTTGATATTAGTTCTAATTATACCGTGTTCCCGATTTTGGAACCTGTAAAGTCGGCAGCTGCAGTCAAAGGTTCATCTTCGGTTTTCTCTGGTATAAGCCACGTAACTCCCATTCCTGCAATTCATACTGGGTCTACGGCTCTATTTCCTGAGGCTTCCTCTCTTGACTTAAAAAAGGTGGCCTTGTCCACCACCCAGACTTCCGCTAACACAAAATctagaaagagaaaaaaatctTCTGGTGTTGTTGATGTTTTACCGGCTTCTGTGACTGCTACACCCACAGATTCTTTCTCTATACCTGTAATAGATAACCGATTGTCAATAAAGGCTTCTGCACTGGAGGATTTCAGTCGAATCCCAATATCAGATTCAATGCCCATGCCTGTAGCTAGCTGTCTTTATTCTACATCAATGGCTTTCACGACCCCTTCTAGCTCTGTGCCAAAAGGCAAATCCATTCAGTTTATCTCTGCTGCATGGCCCTCGATTTCAAGTGATCACCATAAGAGTGGTGATTCAAGCATGGATAAAAGGGCACCGGTTCTCGAGGAATTTAGCAAGGTTGAGGAGGCTAAGTTACATGCTGAGGAGGCAGCTATCCATGCTGCTACTGCCATGGGGCATTGCCAAGGTTTGTGGAGTCAGTTGGAGCAGCAAAAGAATTCTGGCTTGAAGACAGAAGCCGAAGCTAAATTAGCATCAGTTGCTGTTGCTGTTGCTGCAGCTGCTTCTGTTGCTAAAGCCGCAGCTGCAGCTGCAAAGGTTGCATCAAATGCTGCTATGCAGGCAAAACAAATAGCTGACGAATCAGTAACCAAATATGGAACTCTCAGTGCCCCTGAATGTGATACCTTGAACTCTGTAAACAACTTGGCCAATGCAATTCCGGTATCGATTTTGAAGGGTGGAGATTATAACAATATTTCCAGTTTTGTGATATCTGCTGCCCAAGAGGCTGCTAAAAAAAGGGTTGAGGCTGCTTCAGCTGCTACGAGGCATGCTGAAAATCTTGATGCCATTGTAAAGGCAGCGGAAATGGCAGCAGAGGCCGTTTCACATGCTGGAAAAGTTGTTGCCATGGGTGATCCTTTCACTTTGAGTCAACTGGTGGAGGCTGGACCAGATGGTTATTGGAAACTTCCGCAGGTGGCTTCCATGCCAGGTTCAAAATCAAATGATGCGAGTAATGACAAATCTGACAACTGCAATGTACCAGAGATGCATTCTAACGATACGCAGGTTACTAGTCATATAACACTTCCTGCTCAAATGGAATTATCTAGAAATATTGTGGATGCTGGTGTCACAGTTGACGAGGGTTTTGTATCTTCTATCAAGCACGGAGAGAAGAATTCAAAAGCTCACAAGGATGAACGAGTGATTGAGTCAGATAAAACCAGTGGCATTGCTGCCGAACCATTTGTTAAATCGAGATTAAAATCCCTCACTCCTATTACATATGATAGTACAGCAATCATAAAAGAAGGTTCCATTGTTGAG GTTCTTAAGGATCGTGGTGATTTAAAGAAAGCATGGTTCTCAGCTAACATATTAAGTTTGAAGGATCATGATGCCCTTGTTTGCTTCACAGAACTCCAATCGGAACAAG GATCAGAGCAGCTGCAGGAATGGGTATCACTAGAAGCCAAAGATGGTAACCCTCCAATGGCACGAATTCCTCATCCTATGACTGCAGTGCAATTTGAAGGGACGAGGAAAAGACGTCGAGCTGCTGTGAAGGATTATACTTGGTCTGTGGGAGACAAAGTTGATGCTTGGGTGCAGGATTG TTGGCGTGAAGGGATTATTtctgagaagaataaaaaaggCACAACCACATGGAGTGTCCATTTCCCAG CTCAAGGGGAGACATTAGATGTTAAAGTTTGGCATCTACGACCGACTGTAATTTGGGTTGATGGCCAATggattgagtggtgtagatcagGACTGGACAGGACTTCCCAG GGAGATACACCAATAGAGAAGCGACCAAAGTTGGGAAGGAATGACATGGAGACAAAACGGAAGGGTGAGCTGTCTAAAGCCATCAATTTTGCAGAAGTGGACAAAGCTGAACACAAATTGCCTTTGTCCGCTGAAGAAACAGCTTTTAATGTTGGCAGTACTAGGGTTGGTAAAAAACCTGACATGGGCAGGACTATGAGGTATGGTTTACAGAAAGAAGGATCGAGAGTTTTAATTGGTGTTCCTAAGCCTGGAAAGAAGAGAAAATTCATTGAAGTAAGCAAACATTATGTTTCTGATTGGAGCACCAAGACTGTACCTGACGATTCGGTTAAGTTGGCTAAATTTTTGACGTCTCAAGGACCAGGATCCAGGGgatcaaaaaataattcaaagattGATTTGAAGGAGAAACTAGTAGCAGAACCTCAATCCAAAGCTCCCAAGTCTGGGAAACCTCCAACCGTCCCAAGTAGAATATTACCTCGGAAAGATGGCTTAAACTCTTCCCTCTCCAATGCTAGTGATGCTGCGTTAAGCAATGAAGATAATGAACCAGTTGACCAAAGCCTTACTGAATTTGAATCATTTTCCAATGTTCCTGAAAGCACAATGATATTTTCTTCTCGATCTCGATCAGAAAATCGCAAGAAAACATCAGCATTGAAGACTATGTCTGAGCGGCTCAAGGAAGGGAAACTTGCACCTTCCAGTGGGAAGTCGGAAAAGAATGAAGCAGATGAAAATTTTGTTTCCGGTGTTTCTGAACCCCGCCGATCAATTCGCCGAATTCAGCCAACATCAAGG ctGTTGGAAGGGCTGCAAAGTTCCCTAACGATCTCGAAGCTTCCAACCTCTTCACATGACAAAAGCCACAGGAGCCACACTAAAAACACATCTAAAG GGTATAGTGGCCGCAATTGA